A stretch of the Vulcanisaeta souniana JCM 11219 genome encodes the following:
- a CDS encoding M1 family metallopeptidase, which translates to MSLGVELYVVELRFRFGDLTYEGVVDVHVSSVGDLLLNAVDLGIRSVEVDGRPVDYSYDGRVLRVRGPISGVVRVLFNGRVGDRLLGIYRAPYRDGYMITTQFEPTGARYFIPCVDHPAVKARFRVRVLVDGDYDVIFNTPPIRVYWDGPWKVFEFAETPRMSTYLLYLGIGKFFESRVRVGNVDVIFATPVRDRVEDGRFALDVAKGVLEFYSGYFGIPYPLPKLHLIHVPEFAAGAMENWGAITFRETALLVGRGSTELTRRRVAEVVAHEIAHQWFGNLVTMRWWDDLWLNESFATFMSYKAMDRLFPGWGVWYRFLADETTGSMLRDSLVSTHPVHVPIGSEEEAFEIFDDISYGKGASLLRMLENYVGEEEFRRGLSNYLRRYAYSNATEDDLWGSIEEVSGKPVTRVMKAWVDKPGHPVIILEESGKGVTLRQSRFILNGNTADTWPIPIVYRFNGAVNTVLMEHDTLMLSGSSASLFLNVNGSGYYRVRYTDWSRALSNASNHFERWSVINDAYAHLLQSSIDLNEYLGLVRSVSDIVNYLLTTTIIAQLSTLYSIKPSVVKDVFNEYLRIQGNSLEGVSGMDDVRELVLSRRALIDEGYARSIVGLIRDYQGLSPVMKQAVVNAYAVVGDKPFEILRELYRSLTTDEDRTKVLAAMLSITNRDEYQKSLDFLVSSEVKRQDLQFFTVGSRNPYVRDINLRWLMNNYKRFIEAYGDPGVLSRILTYSVPLIGIGQEEEMRKFLGELNISGIEMGVKAGLELMDVYSRLVRRI; encoded by the coding sequence GGGTGTTGTGGATGTTCATGTTAGTTCTGTGGGTGATTTATTGCTTAATGCTGTTGATCTTGGTATTAGGTCTGTTGAGGTTGATGGTAGGCCTGTTGATTATTCCTACGATGGTAGGGTTTTGAGGGTTCGGGGTCCCATTAGTGGTGTTGTTAGGGTTTTGTTTAATGGTAGGGTTGGTGATAGGTTGTTGGGTATTTATAGGGCTCCGTATAGGGACGGCTACATGATAACGACGCAGTTCGAGCCCACGGGCGCTAGGTACTTCATACCCTGTGTTGATCACCCTGCTGTTAAGGCTAGGTTTAGGGTTCGGGTCTTGGTTGATGGTGATTACGACGTGATATTCAACACACCGCCTATTAGGGTTTACTGGGATGGTCCCTGGAAGGTCTTTGAGTTTGCGGAGACCCCCAGGATGTCCACATACCTCCTCTACCTGGGCATTGGCAAGTTCTTCGAGTCCAGGGTTAGGGTCGGTAATGTTGACGTAATCTTCGCCACGCCGGTTAGGGATAGGGTTGAGGATGGCAGGTTTGCGCTTGATGTTGCTAAGGGCGTGCTTGAATTCTACAGTGGTTACTTCGGGATACCGTACCCACTGCCCAAGCTTCATTTGATTCACGTTCCTGAGTTTGCGGCTGGGGCTATGGAGAATTGGGGCGCCATTACGTTTAGGGAGACCGCACTGCTGGTGGGTAGGGGTAGTACTGAGTTGACTAGGAGGAGGGTTGCGGAGGTTGTTGCCCATGAGATTGCCCATCAGTGGTTTGGTAATTTGGTCACGATGCGTTGGTGGGATGACCTTTGGCTTAATGAGTCCTTCGCCACATTCATGAGTTATAAGGCCATGGATAGGCTCTTCCCAGGGTGGGGTGTTTGGTATAGGTTCTTGGCCGATGAGACCACGGGTTCCATGCTCAGGGACTCATTGGTGAGTACGCACCCCGTTCACGTACCCATTGGTAGTGAGGAGGAGGCCTTTGAGATATTTGATGATATTAGCTATGGTAAGGGCGCCTCACTCCTTAGGATGCTCGAGAACTACGTTGGCGAGGAGGAATTCAGGAGAGGCCTTAGTAATTACCTCAGGAGGTACGCGTACTCAAACGCCACCGAGGATGACCTGTGGGGTAGTATTGAGGAGGTTAGTGGTAAGCCCGTGACAAGGGTCATGAAGGCCTGGGTTGATAAGCCAGGGCACCCGGTCATAATCCTTGAGGAGTCAGGCAAAGGCGTTACACTTAGGCAGTCAAGGTTCATACTCAATGGTAATACCGCAGATACCTGGCCCATACCCATTGTTTATAGGTTTAATGGTGCTGTGAATACCGTACTCATGGAGCACGATACGTTAATGCTCAGTGGGTCGTCGGCGTCCCTATTCCTAAATGTTAATGGTAGTGGTTATTACAGGGTTAGGTACACTGATTGGTCTAGGGCATTGAGCAATGCGTCCAATCATTTCGAGAGGTGGAGTGTGATAAATGATGCCTATGCCCACCTACTTCAGAGCTCCATTGACTTAAACGAGTACCTGGGCCTGGTTAGGTCTGTGAGTGACATAGTTAATTACCTATTGACGACTACCATAATTGCCCAATTAAGTACATTGTACTCAATAAAGCCCTCAGTTGTTAAGGACGTATTCAATGAGTATCTGAGGATACAGGGTAATTCCCTTGAGGGTGTTTCAGGTATGGATGATGTTAGGGAGTTGGTTCTCTCTCGCCGTGCGTTGATTGATGAGGGCTACGCAAGGTCCATAGTGGGCTTGATTAGGGATTACCAGGGCTTAAGCCCGGTTATGAAGCAAGCGGTCGTAAATGCCTACGCAGTGGTTGGTGATAAGCCATTCGAAATCCTTAGGGAACTCTATAGATCATTAACTACTGATGAGGATAGGACCAAGGTCCTTGCAGCCATGCTGAGCATTACCAATAGGGATGAGTATCAGAAATCCCTTGACTTCTTGGTATCGAGTGAGGTTAAGAGGCAGGACCTCCAATTCTTCACTGTTGGTTCTAGGAACCCGTACGTGCGTGACATAAACCTGAGGTGGTTAATGAATAATTATAAGCGTTTCATAGAGGCCTATGGAGATCCCGGCGTATTGTCCAGGATACTTACGTACTCAGTGCCTCTCATAGGTATAGGTCAGGAGGAGGAAATGAGGAAATTCCTAGGGGAATTGAATATATCGGGTATTGAGATGGGGGTTAAGGCAGGCCTTGAGCTTATGGATGTGTATTCGCGGTTGGTGCGTAGGATTTAA
- a CDS encoding M42 family metallopeptidase has protein sequence MAPQEFIDLLKKLSEAFGPSGFEDEVRDLVIRELGPYVDDLITDKWGNVIGIRYGKSRDLKAMVAAHMDEIGLLIDSIDKNGFLRFRAIGGWNEVTLVSQRVVIKTVDGRKIKGVIGGRPPHVTPPGKEREAPELKDLFMDVGASSDEEVRRLGVRVGSVAVLDRDFEVLNEGVVTGKAFDDRVGLAVMLWAARQLRDSEVTVYFVATVQEEVGLRGAQIAADRVYPDFAIALDTTIAADVPGINEREFVTRIGKGPAIKVMDGGRGNVFLAHPALTNFLVSTAEELKIPYQLEVLIGGTTDALGIAFRRDGIPATTISIPTRYVHSPVELLNIDDAINAAKLLSGALSKADEKFVQSLRENIIKVKSR, from the coding sequence ATGGCACCGCAGGAGTTCATAGACCTTCTTAAAAAGTTGAGTGAGGCCTTCGGGCCATCTGGTTTTGAAGACGAAGTTCGGGACCTAGTAATTAGGGAGTTGGGGCCATACGTTGATGACTTAATAACCGATAAATGGGGCAACGTAATTGGTATTCGCTATGGTAAGTCGAGGGATTTGAAGGCCATGGTTGCTGCTCATATGGACGAAATCGGTTTATTAATTGACAGTATTGATAAGAATGGTTTCCTGAGATTCAGGGCCATTGGTGGTTGGAACGAGGTGACCTTGGTTAGCCAGAGGGTTGTTATTAAGACCGTTGATGGTAGGAAGATTAAGGGAGTAATTGGAGGTAGGCCGCCCCACGTTACGCCACCCGGTAAGGAGAGGGAGGCCCCTGAGCTTAAGGACTTATTCATGGACGTTGGTGCCTCAAGTGATGAGGAGGTTAGGAGGCTAGGCGTTAGAGTTGGCTCTGTGGCTGTCCTTGATAGGGACTTTGAGGTCCTTAATGAGGGTGTTGTCACGGGTAAGGCGTTTGATGATAGGGTTGGCCTTGCCGTAATGCTTTGGGCCGCCAGGCAGTTAAGGGATAGCGAGGTTACTGTGTACTTCGTGGCTACGGTGCAGGAAGAGGTTGGCCTCAGGGGCGCCCAGATCGCGGCCGATAGGGTATATCCAGATTTTGCGATTGCCCTTGACACTACGATTGCTGCTGATGTTCCTGGTATTAACGAGCGTGAGTTCGTGACGAGGATTGGCAAGGGGCCTGCCATTAAGGTTATGGATGGTGGTAGGGGCAATGTCTTCCTCGCTCATCCAGCACTGACTAACTTCCTAGTATCAACTGCCGAGGAGTTGAAGATACCGTACCAACTGGAGGTATTGATTGGCGGTACAACTGATGCGTTGGGGATAGCCTTTAGGAGGGATGGCATACCGGCGACTACGATATCAATACCCACTAGGTATGTTCATAGCCCTGTGGAGTTATTGAACATTGACGACGCAATCAATGCAGCTAAACTACTCAGTGGGGCATTATCAAAGGCTGATGAAAAGTTCGTTCAAAGCCTTAGGGAGAACATTATTAAGGTTAAGTCAAGGTAA
- a CDS encoding phosphoglucomutase/phosphomannomutase family protein, with protein MSSRLTFHFGTDGVRGVIDEEFTEFLVAVLAESTIRYWSRKYGLRRLFVSFDARRKSKEFAQIVAGVALNHGLDTVMVSKPTPTPTAAWYGNKFGFDLVIQITASHNPPTYNGFKVITNRGSPAQEEDTDQIEKLYSDEYSDITRSVKTLELRPIPAVDPAPEYINYVYESVTRMFKPRNRFKVIIDPIYATSIGYTSEIMRKLGMDVTEIHNNYDPNFGGREPNPEPQNIPELIQEVTTGKYDIGISHDGDSDRIALVDRVHGYLSANDILPIVVERLASASMIKIGIVRTVSTTHILDNIATKYGFKVVEVPVGVKYVARAILSGEADMGGEESGGLVYSWHIPDKDGIYTASLIIAMASEYKGLTNLISDVRSKYGRAYFKRIDIEMRNSKKFVNDNKETLLKLLSSLGSSPRPITIDGVKVVYGDNSWVLIRGSGTEPKLRIYSEALSMERVEGLINNTVSIVNQLLGH; from the coding sequence ATGAGCAGTAGACTCACATTTCACTTCGGCACGGATGGTGTGCGCGGGGTAATTGATGAGGAATTCACGGAGTTCCTGGTTGCAGTTCTTGCAGAATCCACAATACGTTATTGGTCAAGAAAGTATGGATTACGCAGGTTATTCGTTAGCTTTGATGCCAGGAGGAAGTCCAAGGAATTCGCGCAAATAGTGGCAGGTGTAGCATTAAACCACGGACTGGACACCGTCATGGTTAGCAAACCCACTCCAACCCCAACAGCTGCTTGGTACGGCAATAAGTTTGGTTTTGACTTGGTTATTCAGATTACGGCTAGTCATAACCCACCAACTTATAATGGATTTAAGGTAATAACAAATAGGGGTTCACCAGCCCAGGAAGAAGACACAGACCAAATAGAGAAATTATACAGCGATGAGTATAGTGATATTACGAGGTCCGTTAAAACCCTTGAACTGAGACCCATACCCGCGGTAGACCCAGCCCCAGAGTACATAAACTACGTATATGAAAGCGTAACAAGGATGTTCAAACCGAGGAACAGGTTTAAGGTCATTATTGATCCAATCTATGCAACCTCAATTGGCTACACAAGCGAGATCATGAGGAAGCTCGGCATGGACGTTACAGAGATACACAATAACTATGACCCAAACTTTGGAGGCAGGGAACCAAATCCAGAACCACAGAACATTCCCGAGTTAATTCAGGAGGTTACGACCGGCAAGTATGACATTGGGATATCACACGACGGTGACTCCGATAGGATCGCTCTCGTTGATAGGGTTCACGGCTACCTAAGCGCCAATGACATACTACCAATAGTCGTTGAGAGACTGGCCTCGGCATCAATGATTAAGATCGGCATTGTCAGGACGGTATCCACGACGCACATACTCGATAATATAGCTACTAAGTACGGTTTTAAGGTTGTTGAGGTCCCGGTGGGCGTTAAGTACGTGGCTAGGGCAATACTGAGCGGCGAGGCTGACATGGGCGGTGAGGAGAGCGGTGGACTCGTTTATTCATGGCATATACCAGATAAGGATGGTATATACACGGCATCCCTAATAATAGCCATGGCCTCAGAGTACAAAGGTCTAACTAACTTGATAAGCGATGTTAGGAGTAAGTACGGTAGGGCATACTTCAAGAGAATCGATATTGAGATGAGGAATTCGAAGAAGTTCGTAAATGACAATAAGGAGACCTTACTTAAGTTACTGAGTTCATTGGGGTCGAGCCCGAGACCCATAACAATTGATGGTGTTAAGGTCGTTTATGGTGACAATTCCTGGGTACTGATCAGGGGTAGTGGAACCGAACCTAAGTTGAGGATTTATAGTGAGGCCTTGAGCATGGAAAGAGTTGAGGGGTTGATAAATAATACAGTGAGCATCGTTAATCAATTGCTGGGGCATTGA
- a CDS encoding glycosyltransferase, protein MTCISLITDGIDGITGPIRVAYLLGKSLIGLGFNVNVVAPYVDEDVRKDLEYVGIKVKVLGAKSLFSGQSRHLLIWLINGMKGVINYNDDCVLINLSFELPIPSTAFYAQGYVGDLLRDLGSGFPAHYRLGYYLALPLIRMADSTYHRALSLSKYVIANSRYSMESVISRGARVWRIINPPVDTDLFRPVLNPTQDYVLTYVGKETQFDIIRAMADAGIRMVAFGSKVPWLPHWFIKHRNIDYRGRVSDEELVRLYANAKFTVFPFMHEPFGYVPVESMACGTPVLTYDRQGPGETVINNETGWLVSNPSDFVNLAIRLWMHGYDNHMRTKARKRAMAFSMPRIINEWLSAIHVILNGG, encoded by the coding sequence ATGACGTGCATATCATTGATAACTGATGGTATTGATGGCATTACGGGACCCATCCGTGTTGCTTACCTACTTGGTAAATCACTCATTGGGTTGGGATTCAATGTCAATGTGGTTGCGCCGTACGTAGATGAGGATGTGAGGAAAGACCTTGAGTACGTGGGCATTAAGGTAAAGGTACTTGGCGCTAAGTCGTTATTTTCCGGTCAATCTAGGCATCTTTTGATATGGTTGATCAATGGCATGAAGGGTGTGATTAATTACAATGATGATTGCGTACTGATCAACTTGTCCTTTGAGCTACCCATTCCGTCAACTGCCTTCTACGCACAGGGATATGTTGGCGACCTACTAAGGGATTTAGGTAGTGGGTTTCCCGCGCATTATAGGCTGGGTTATTACCTTGCGCTACCCCTTATTCGCATGGCTGATTCCACGTATCATAGGGCCCTCTCGCTCTCTAAGTACGTAATTGCAAATTCCAGGTATTCCATGGAATCAGTAATCTCGAGGGGCGCGAGGGTATGGAGGATAATAAATCCTCCAGTGGATACAGACCTCTTCAGGCCGGTGCTTAACCCCACCCAGGACTATGTATTGACCTATGTGGGTAAGGAGACCCAGTTTGATATTATTAGGGCCATGGCCGATGCTGGGATTAGGATGGTGGCCTTTGGTTCGAAGGTTCCCTGGTTACCACACTGGTTTATTAAGCATAGGAACATTGATTATAGGGGTAGGGTCAGTGATGAGGAGTTGGTTAGGCTATATGCAAATGCCAAATTCACGGTATTCCCCTTCATGCATGAACCCTTTGGTTACGTACCTGTTGAATCCATGGCCTGCGGAACACCGGTCCTCACCTATGATAGGCAAGGCCCTGGGGAGACCGTGATTAACAACGAGACTGGGTGGCTGGTGAGCAATCCCAGTGATTTTGTTAACTTGGCGATTAGGCTGTGGATGCACGGTTATGATAATCATATGAGGACCAAAGCCAGGAAAAGAGCTATGGCCTTTAGCATGCCTAGGATAATCAATGAGTGGTTAAGTGCAATTCACGTGATTCTCAATGGTGGTTAG
- a CDS encoding gamma carbonic anhydrase family protein, translated as MPIVRVGDKVPRIGRNVFIASTAYVIGDVVIGDNVSIWPHAVIRGDEDSIVIGDNSNIQDGAVIHTDVGFPARIGRGVTIGHRSIVHGATVEDEVIIGMGAIVLNGAVIGSESIVGAGAIVTQGTKVPPNSIVVGVPAKVVRQATDADREYIRNNYQAYLRLARMYMDNGVNL; from the coding sequence ATGCCAATCGTGAGGGTTGGGGATAAGGTACCGAGGATTGGTAGGAACGTCTTCATAGCGAGTACGGCCTACGTAATTGGGGACGTGGTTATTGGGGATAACGTGAGTATCTGGCCCCACGCGGTCATAAGGGGTGATGAGGATAGTATCGTGATTGGTGATAACTCGAATATTCAGGATGGCGCAGTGATACACACGGATGTGGGATTCCCTGCAAGGATTGGTCGTGGCGTTACTATTGGACATAGGTCCATTGTGCACGGTGCTACCGTGGAGGACGAGGTAATAATAGGCATGGGCGCCATCGTGCTCAACGGTGCGGTAATCGGTAGTGAAAGTATCGTGGGGGCTGGCGCCATCGTTACGCAGGGAACCAAGGTACCACCTAACAGCATTGTGGTCGGCGTGCCGGCTAAGGTCGTTAGGCAGGCCACGGATGCGGATAGGGAGTACATTAGGAATAATTATCAGGCCTACCTCAGGCTAGCGAGGATGTATATGGACAATGGGGTTAACCTATAA
- a CDS encoding proteasome assembly chaperone family protein, with product MSSTAVFDIKIKSIPRDPRNTLIMACPEPSLASIVAIEYLVETLKMEEIGSIKPRGHIPIVTVINGAAKLPYRLFFDREHAIVVIRQHVPIPPMLYDQFVNKILDWAEDNSVGRVVCLTSTSLLTEQETDNVYFVSEESHTDEYRQMGLMPLQETTITGIEAVFLDSVLSRNINGVLLLAESKVLTAINKLIESGKISSHKDVLAILNQMVGRYGPDVTAALKLIKALSKVVGFEIPADKLAEHANKYAFLVDKNLEMYMKPPKEELPVFY from the coding sequence ATGTCCTCAACCGCGGTATTCGACATAAAGATTAAGTCTATACCACGGGATCCACGGAATACGTTAATCATGGCATGTCCTGAACCATCACTAGCCTCCATAGTGGCCATTGAGTACCTCGTGGAGACCCTCAAGATGGAAGAGATTGGTTCAATAAAGCCGAGGGGCCACATACCAATTGTCACGGTTATTAATGGTGCAGCAAAACTACCCTATAGGTTATTCTTTGATAGGGAGCACGCCATAGTGGTCATTAGACAGCACGTGCCGATCCCGCCAATGCTTTATGATCAGTTCGTTAATAAGATCCTGGATTGGGCTGAGGATAACTCCGTGGGTAGGGTTGTATGCCTAACATCGACATCACTACTCACCGAACAGGAGACCGACAACGTGTATTTTGTAAGTGAGGAAAGCCATACTGATGAATACAGACAAATGGGTTTAATGCCGCTTCAAGAGACCACAATAACCGGTATTGAGGCCGTGTTCCTCGACTCAGTACTATCCAGGAACATAAACGGCGTCCTGCTACTCGCCGAATCAAAGGTGCTAACAGCCATCAATAAACTAATCGAAAGTGGTAAAATATCGAGCCATAAGGATGTCCTGGCCATACTTAATCAAATGGTTGGCAGGTATGGGCCTGACGTTACAGCAGCCCTTAAGTTAATAAAAGCCCTAAGCAAGGTTGTTGGTTTTGAGATACCTGCCGATAAATTAGCCGAGCATGCAAATAAGTATGCATTCTTGGTGGATAAGAACCTTGAGATGTACATGAAGCCGCCAAAGGAAGAATTACCAGTATTTTATTAA
- a CDS encoding SDR family oxidoreductase, which translates to MDLGLRNRVTLVTASSRGIGLGIARVFAQEGARIIISARRDDELAKAREIITKESGAEVLAVKADLTVRDDIDKLVKEAMSTFGNIDVLVFNAGPPKPGTFSQLSEDDWEYATRLLLLSAVWLTRRVINNMVSRGWGRLIYVTSLTLRQPVPNLVLSNTVRLSLAGLVKSLAVEYGPHGITANGIMQGYIMTERITQLAQEEARARSVSVDEVIKAWSKEIPAGRYGKPEEIGYLVAFLASDKAAYINGSMILIDGGYVKCVF; encoded by the coding sequence ATGGATCTAGGGCTGAGGAATAGGGTCACCCTTGTGACGGCATCCAGCAGGGGGATTGGGCTTGGGATAGCCAGGGTGTTTGCCCAGGAGGGCGCTAGGATCATTATCAGTGCCAGGCGTGATGATGAACTAGCCAAGGCTAGGGAAATCATTACTAAGGAAAGTGGCGCTGAGGTGCTGGCCGTTAAGGCTGACCTAACGGTCAGGGACGACATAGACAAACTCGTTAAGGAAGCCATGAGTACCTTCGGTAATATTGACGTACTTGTCTTCAATGCAGGTCCACCGAAACCGGGCACATTTTCCCAATTAAGTGAGGATGATTGGGAATATGCAACGAGACTACTCCTACTCAGCGCTGTCTGGCTCACTAGGCGCGTGATTAATAACATGGTTAGCAGGGGCTGGGGCAGGTTAATATACGTAACATCACTAACCCTTAGACAACCAGTGCCAAACCTTGTCCTATCAAACACTGTCAGGCTCAGCCTAGCCGGCCTAGTTAAGTCACTCGCCGTAGAGTACGGGCCACATGGAATAACGGCTAATGGGATAATGCAAGGCTACATAATGACAGAGAGAATAACCCAACTGGCTCAAGAGGAGGCCAGGGCGAGGAGCGTTAGTGTTGATGAGGTTATTAAGGCATGGAGTAAGGAAATACCGGCAGGCAGGTATGGAAAGCCCGAGGAGATAGGTTACCTAGTGGCCTTCCTAGCCAGCGACAAGGCAGCATACATAAATGGCTCAATGATACTAATCGATGGAGGCTACGTGAAGTGCGTGTTCTAG
- a CDS encoding metallophosphoesterase family protein has translation MQVPIKDLGPRLVLASHYPPCGTNVDKAWNGVHIDSRPVHRLIERVKPLAILRVHVHEFRGVDKLGNTIIVNPGPLINGYYVIIDIDGAVNVGLNKL, from the coding sequence ATGCAAGTGCCCATTAAGGACTTGGGGCCCAGGCTAGTACTTGCGTCACATTATCCGCCTTGTGGAACTAACGTTGATAAGGCATGGAATGGGGTACATATTGATAGTAGACCAGTACATAGGTTAATTGAGAGAGTTAAGCCGTTAGCCATATTGCGCGTCCACGTTCATGAATTCCGTGGCGTCGATAAATTGGGTAATACCATTATTGTTAATCCAGGTCCGCTAATCAATGGTTACTATGTAATAATAGACATTGATGGCGCAGTTAATGTGGGGTTGAATAAATTATGA
- a CDS encoding DUF3311 domain-containing protein has protein sequence MTTEASKNIHTWRKVVAGILFIIPWIYYTLLPLYNTVQPELGGVPYFYWSQTLWLLISSILFVIGVILLYPSKR, from the coding sequence ATGACGACGGAGGCAAGTAAAAATATACATACCTGGCGTAAGGTTGTTGCTGGCATACTCTTCATAATACCATGGATATACTACACATTACTACCGTTATATAATACAGTCCAGCCAGAACTTGGTGGCGTGCCATACTTCTACTGGTCCCAAACACTATGGCTCCTAATATCCTCAATACTCTTCGTAATAGGCGTAATCCTACTCTACCCAAGTAAGAGGTGA
- a CDS encoding sodium:solute symporter family protein encodes MIGPLGWGIFLGFFVIFIFLGFYGARWRRGDLNQLHEWALAGRRLGTFLAWFLVGADLYTAYTFVAVPSGVFASGALYFYAVPYVATVFALAAVTMPALWRWSRLRNYVTAADFVQERFNSKLLAGFVAATGIVAEFPYIALQIVGMQAVLTVMLLGVVKNVKLVSDIALTISFIILAAFVYTSGLRGATLTAVFKDALIFLGVIAILVAVPFAIHGGFSAAFNAATLKALPTGVSTLKDPYFITYTTLWIGSSLALYLYPHSVNGALSAESDKKLAMSTALLPIYGIALALLAMYGILIYGSPEAMKILSLFPASARGSLVIPTLAVTTLPEWLAALALLGVFVGGLVPAAIMAMAQANLLIRNVVKPIYPRITPQGETRAAKWSSVIFKFLALGFVFIVPATYAIWLQLLGGIIITQTLPAVFLGLVTNKFDKYSLMTGWAVGLGLGIYLFITPHKPSAMSPLYPIAGHLVFIAIIALAVNLLIVLVGTGIAMAVKRGMS; translated from the coding sequence TTGATAGGCCCATTGGGTTGGGGCATATTCCTCGGCTTTTTCGTAATATTCATATTCCTTGGTTTCTACGGCGCCAGGTGGCGCAGGGGCGACCTCAATCAATTACATGAGTGGGCCTTGGCTGGTCGTAGGTTAGGTACATTCCTTGCATGGTTCCTCGTCGGTGCTGATCTTTACACAGCCTATACATTTGTCGCAGTACCATCTGGTGTATTCGCCAGTGGCGCCCTCTATTTCTATGCAGTTCCCTATGTAGCCACCGTATTTGCCCTGGCCGCTGTTACAATGCCGGCGCTTTGGAGATGGAGTAGGTTGAGGAATTACGTCACCGCCGCTGATTTTGTTCAGGAAAGGTTCAATAGTAAGTTGCTTGCTGGTTTCGTTGCAGCCACGGGTATTGTTGCCGAATTCCCATACATTGCATTGCAGATAGTTGGCATGCAAGCTGTACTGACAGTAATGCTCCTTGGCGTTGTTAAGAACGTTAAGCTGGTCAGCGACATAGCGCTAACTATATCTTTCATAATACTGGCGGCTTTCGTATACACTAGTGGGCTCAGAGGCGCCACACTGACGGCTGTTTTTAAGGATGCCCTAATTTTCCTAGGTGTAATCGCAATATTGGTCGCCGTCCCATTCGCGATACATGGTGGCTTCTCGGCAGCCTTTAATGCAGCCACGCTTAAGGCGTTACCAACGGGCGTCTCCACATTGAAGGATCCATACTTCATAACATACACGACACTTTGGATCGGTAGTAGCCTAGCCCTATACCTATACCCTCATTCCGTTAATGGTGCGTTGAGTGCTGAGAGTGATAAGAAGCTTGCCATGAGCACAGCCCTACTGCCCATATATGGCATTGCCCTGGCGCTGCTCGCAATGTATGGTATATTGATATACGGTAGTCCAGAGGCCATGAAGATACTGAGCCTATTCCCGGCGTCAGCCAGGGGTAGTTTGGTGATACCGACACTGGCAGTAACCACATTACCCGAGTGGTTAGCCGCCCTAGCCCTACTTGGCGTTTTCGTTGGTGGTCTCGTGCCTGCCGCGATCATGGCAATGGCCCAGGCGAATTTACTAATTAGGAATGTCGTTAAGCCAATATACCCAAGGATAACACCGCAGGGAGAGACTAGGGCCGCCAAGTGGTCCTCTGTAATATTCAAGTTCCTAGCGTTGGGTTTCGTATTTATTGTCCCAGCGACCTACGCAATATGGCTTCAGTTACTTGGTGGCATAATAATTACGCAAACCCTGCCTGCGGTGTTCCTGGGCCTTGTTACGAATAAGTTTGATAAGTACTCATTAATGACTGGTTGGGCTGTTGGTTTGGGGCTAGGTATCTACCTATTCATAACTCCGCATAAACCCTCTGCAATGTCACCGCTTTACCCAATAGCCGGCCACCTCGTGTTCATAGCCATCATAGCACTTGCCGTAAACCTACTTATAGTGCTTGTTGGTACTGGCATAGCCATGGCTGTTAAACGAGGCATGTCCTAA